The following are from one region of the Anomaloglossus baeobatrachus isolate aAnoBae1 chromosome 1, aAnoBae1.hap1, whole genome shotgun sequence genome:
- the NOP10 gene encoding H/ACA ribonucleoprotein complex subunit 3: MFLQYYLNERGERVYTMKNVSPSGQPTCSAHPARFSPDDKYSRHRVSIKKRFGLLLTQQPRPVL; encoded by the exons ATGTTCCTGCAGTATTACCTGAACGAGCGCGGAGAGCGGGTGTACACTATGAAG AATGTGTCTCCTAGTGGACAGCCGACCTGTTCGGCTCATCCCGCTCGCTTTTCCCCAGATGACAAGTATTCCAGGCATCGTGTCTCCATTAAGAAGAGATTTGGCCTCCTGCTAACTCAGCAGCCAAGACCTGTTTTATGA